Below is a genomic region from Mesorhizobium sp. NZP2298.
GAAGGTTGGCCTGACGCGCGGCACCGGCGAGGACGGGTTGCTGACCAAGGCCGCCGAAGCCAATCCGGGCATCGAGATCCTGCGCTTCGACGACTATTCCTCGCTGCTGCAAGCGATGGTGTCGGGCCAGATCGATGCCATGGGCGGCGGCGACTATGGCGAGATCTATCTGAAGAAGGCGCAGAATGGTGACGCCTTCGAGCAGAAATACGTGCTGAAGACCTTCTATTTCGGCATCGGCGTCGCCAAGGGCAACGACAATCTGCGGCAGTGGATCAACACCTGGCTGTTCACCATGAAGACCGACGGAACGCTGGATGCGCTGTCGATGAAGTACCGCAACCAGCCGCTGCCGGTACTGCCGGTTTTCTGATCGACACCTCCAGATGGTGGGGGCCTCGTTGGGTCCCGCCACGACCAATTGGCTCGCCCATGCTTCAGCGCATAGACAATCACCAAAGATTATAATATTATAATTATATTGGGAGGAGCCCAACAGGCAAGACATGAGGTCTTGCCGTGCATCGTCGGGCTGTTTGCGCCTCGCCGCCGACGAAGCTGATGGGAGGTGCGTACACAAAATGCCTGGGAGGAAAACATGCGGAATGTCTTGAAGGGGGTTGGCGCCTTGCTGGCCGGCCTGGTTCTGGCGCTGTCGGCGCTGTTGCCGTCGACCGCTTTGGCGCAATCGGTCGACGAGATCATCGCGCGCGGCAAGCTGGTCGTCGCCATCGATACGACCACGCCGCCCTATGCCTTTCTGGATGCCAATCTGAAGCCGGCCGGATTCGATATCGACGTCGCCAACAAGATGGGCGAGGCGCTCGGCGTGCCGGTCGAATTCGTTACCGTCACCTCGCCCGGCCGCATCCCGGCGCTGCTGACCAAGCAGGTCGATGCCGTAATCTCGATCTTCTCGATAACACCGGAACGCGCCATCCAGATCGACTTCTCGATCCCTTATGCCGGGCAATCGGCGGTGGTCATCGCGCCGAAGCGCATGGCGATCAAAGGCAGTGCCGATCTGGTCGGCAAGAAGGTGGGGCTGACCCGCGGCACCGCGCCGGACGGATTGCTGACCGCCGCGGCAGCGGCCAATCCGGGCATCGAAATCCTGCGTTTCGACGACCAGCCGGCGCTGATGCAGGCCATGATTTCCGGCCAGATCGACGCCATGGGCGGCGGCGACTATGGCGAAATCTATCTGAAGAAAGCGCAAGACGGCGACGCCTTCGAGCAGAAATACGTGCTGAAGACCTTCTACTTCGGCATCGGCGTCGCCAAGGGCAACGACAATCTGCGGCAATGGATCAACACCTGGCTGTTCACCTTGAAGGCGGATGGCACGCTCGACGCGCTATCCATGAAATACCGCAACCAGCCACTGCCGGTGCTGCCGGTCTTCTGATCCTTCGCTCCCGCGCGGGACCGGCATTGGATCGGTCCCCGCTTCCTTGACCTCGTGACGGGATGCCATGCAAACCGCCCTGCAATTCGGCCCGATCCTTGTCCATCTCGACTTGCTGCTGCGCGGCCTGGAAAAGACCGTCCAGCTGGCGGCACTGTCGATCCTGTTCGGCACCGCCA
It encodes:
- a CDS encoding transporter substrate-binding domain-containing protein, whose amino-acid sequence is MRNVLKGVGALLAGLVLALSALLPSTALAQSVDEIIARGKLVVAIDTTTPPYAFLDANLKPAGFDIDVANKMGEALGVPVEFVTVTSPGRIPALLTKQVDAVISIFSITPERAIQIDFSIPYAGQSAVVIAPKRMAIKGSADLVGKKVGLTRGTAPDGLLTAAAAANPGIEILRFDDQPALMQAMISGQIDAMGGGDYGEIYLKKAQDGDAFEQKYVLKTFYFGIGVAKGNDNLRQWINTWLFTLKADGTLDALSMKYRNQPLPVLPVF